The Arachis hypogaea cultivar Tifrunner chromosome 14, arahy.Tifrunner.gnm2.J5K5, whole genome shotgun sequence genome has a segment encoding these proteins:
- the LOC112742535 gene encoding uncharacterized protein encodes MDTGVLFYEIDPPYIHEDLVRGEYYIYCAMPPPPDHPPPPEPPLPDEPIPAQLIHEAPPAPFVLDEWGVPVLPPELDPLPEPIESPVFDEQQGHEYDQIMEAPPPSPDFNRLGERNGERNNDRNGENGGNSDGDNMNHDRPMTLAAFLKVNPLKFKGTTVANEADNWFRGIERSLRAQHVPEEQYVEFATYMLEGDAQHWWQGIQRLLQQDEGNILWDVFKEEFYKKYFPRATREAKEMELMQLKQGSMSVAKYTRKFEDLCRFSKVCQGNLADFEEWKCLKFEGGLHEDLLNSVVPLEIRNFAELVNKSQLVEDCAKKIAAARMNRLGFSFQNYNQYTAPQGRNFKQGGIPSRRYNQNRNVHARPTRGNGGRMRQDMCKRPQQAQMRPVCRQCGKEHGGRPCQLTGIICFSCGQPGHMAKDCPKKPVQGIDRPRQQGRVFAMTADDAMKSDSLIQGQCYVKSRLLTVLYDSGASHSFISETVAHELGLDFTMLDYNLIVRTPTSQNALTSQVCQQVPFVIEARTFIHDLVYLPLCGLDIILGLDWLSKHHVFLECFKRIATFPSSEMHTKPVESCTFYLNSLRVISSDSGLEGYVLLSASSETNEQDLEQIRVVKEFPDVFPDDIPEFPPQREIEFSIDLVPGARPISIAPYRMSPLELAELKKQLNELLGKKFIRLSVSPWGAPVLLVKKKDGGMRLCVDYRQLNKITIKNKYPLPRIDDLMDQLRGAIVFSKIDLRSGYHQIRVKESDIPKTAFRTRYGHYEYTVMSFGLTNAPAVFMDYMNCIFCPYLDQFVVVFIDDILIYSKIEEEHGKHLRIVLQILRARKLYAKLSKCEFWATEVAFLGHVITRDGITVDPLKIEAVVQWKQPKTVTEIALPLTRLTRKEVPFEWTEKCEESFETLKEKLTTAPVLVLPDPQEPFEVYCDASFKGLGCVLMQHRNVVAYASRQLRPHERNYPTHDLELAAVVFALKIWRHYLYGAQFEVFSDHKSLKYIFD; translated from the exons ATGGACACGGGAGTCCTATTCTACGAGATTGATCCACCGTACATCCACGAGGACCTGGTGCGTGGCGAGTATTACATCTACTGTGCG ATGCCACCTCCACCTGACCATCCTCCTCCACCTGAACCTCCTCTACCTGATGAGCCTATACCTGCCCAGCTTATCCATGAGGCACCTCCTGCACCTTTTGTCCTCGATGAGTGGGGTGTTCCTGTGTTGCCACCCGAGCTTGATCCTTTACCTGAGCCGATCGAGTCTCCTGTCTTTGATGAGCAGCAGGGACATGAGTATGATCAGATCATGGAGGCGCCACCTCCTTCTCCAGact TTAACCGTTTGGGGGAACGTAATGGAGAGCGTAACAATGACCGTAATGGTGAGAATGGTGGGAACAGTGATGGAGATAACATGAATCATGATAGGCCTATGACATTAGCTGCTTTCTTGAAAGTTAATCCACTGAAGTTCAAGGGTACGACTGTAGCAAATGAAGCTGATAATTGGTTCCGAGGCATAGAAAGGTCCTTGAGGGCACAGCATGTCCCGGAAGAACAGTATGTAGAATTTGCTACTTATATGTTGGAAGGGGATGCTCAGCACTGGTGGCAGGGCATTCAACGTTTACTGCAGCAAGATGAGGGTAATATTTTGTGGGATGTTTTtaaagaagagttctataagaagtactttcctagAGCTACTCGTGaggcaaaggagatggagttgatGCAGTTAAAACAGGGAAGTATGTCTGTTGCTAAGTATACAAGGAAGTTTGAAGATTTATGTCGTTTTTCCAAGGTTTGTCAAGGGAATCTAGCAGATTTCGAAGAGTGGAAATGTTTGAAATTTGAAGGGGGACTCCATGAAGATTTGTTGAACTCAGTGGTTCCATTGGAAATACGGAATTTTGCAGAGTTGGTTAATAAGAGTCAGCTAGTAGAGGACTGTGCTAAGAAGATAGCTGCAGCTCGGATGAATCGCCTAGGATTTTCTTTTCAGAATTATAATCAGTATACAGCTCCTCAGGGAAGGAATTTTAAGCAGGGAGGAATTCCTTCACGAAGGTACAATCAGAATAGAAATGTTCATGCACGTCCTACAAGAGGGAATGGAGGAAGAATGAGACAGGATATGTGTAAGCGACCTCAGCAGGCGCAGATGCGACCAGTATGTAGGCAGTGCGGAAAGGAGCATGGAGGTAGACCTTGTCAGCTTACAGGCATTATCTGTTTTTCTTGTGGTCAGCCTGGACATATGGCTAAGGACTGTCCGAAGAAGCCAGTACAAGGAATAGATAGGCCGCGACAGCAAGGACGTGTGTTTGCTATGACTGCTGATGACGCAATGAAATCAGACTCCCTAattcaaggtcagtgttatgtcaaatCTCGACtcttaactgtactgtatgactctGGTGCATCACATTCATTTATTTCTGAGACTGTTGCGCATGAGTTGGGATTAGATTTCACCATGTTAGATTATAATCTAATTGTTCGTACACCCACATCTCAAAATGCCTTGACTAGTCAAGTATGTCAACAGGTGCCTTTTGTTATTGAGGCTAGGACTTTTATACATGACTTGGTTTATTTGCCTTTGTGTGGTTTAGATATTATCTTAGGTCTAGATTGGTTGTCCAagcatcatgttttccttgaatGTTTTAAACGAATTGCTACATTTCCATCATCTGAAATGCACACTAAACCAGTTGAGTCTTGTACTTTCTATTTGAATTCCCTAAGAGTTATTTCTAGTGATAGTGGGTTAGAGGGTTACGTTCTACTATCGGCTAGCTCAGAAACTAATGAACAAGACTTGGAGCAAATCCGAGTGGTGAAGGAGTTTCCTGATGTTTTTCCGGATGAtatacctgagtttccacctcagAGAGAGATAGAGTTTAGTATTGATCTGGTTCCTGGAGCCAGACCAATTTCTATAGCACCGTATCGGATGTCACCGTTGGAACTAGCAGAGTTAAAGAAACAGTTGAATGAATTGCTAGGGAAGAAGTTTATTCGTCTGAGTGTATCACCATGGGGAGCTCCAGTgttactagtaaagaagaaggatggtggaatgaggTTATGTGTGGATTATCGGCAATTGAACAAGATCAcaatcaagaacaagtatccactccCAAGGATAGATGATCTAATGGACCAGCTGAGAGGTGCGATAGTATTCTCAAAGATTGATTTGCGGTCAGGTTACCATCAAATCCGGGTGAAGGAATCAGATATACCTAAGACTGCCTTTCGAACTAGGTacggtcactatgagtatacggttatgtccTTTGGACTGACTAATGCTCCTGctgtattcatggattatatgaattGCATTTTTTGTCCGTATCTAGATCAGTTTGTGGTAGTCTTTATAGATGATATCCTCATCTATTccaagatagaagaagaacatgGAAAGCATttgaggattgtgttgcaaatATTAAGAGCACGGAAGCTATATGCGAAGTTGTCGAAATGTGAGTTTTGGGCGACAGAAGTGGCATTCTTGGGACATGTGATCACACGAGATGGAATAACTGTAGATCCTTTAAAGATCGAGGCCGTAGTACAATGGAAGCAACCCAAGACAGTTACAGAA atagctttaccTTTGACTCGCCTTACTAGGAAAGAAGTTCCGTTTGAGTGGACAGAGAAGTGTGAAGAAAGCTTTGAAACTTTAAAGGAAAAGTTGACGACGGCGCCAGTTTTGGTGTTACCAGACCCACAGGAAccttttgaggtgtattgtgatgcttcTTTCAAGGGACTTGGATGTGTATTGATGCAGCATAGGAATGTGGTAGCTTACGCTTCGAGACAACTAAGACCTCACGAAAGGAACTATCCGACACATGATTTGGAATTAGCAGCAGTGGTCTTtgcacttaagatttggaggcactattTGTACGGAGCCCAATTTGAAgtcttctctgatcataagagtttgaagtatatcTTTGATTAG